The Phlebotomus papatasi isolate M1 chromosome 3, Ppap_2.1, whole genome shotgun sequence genomic sequence CCTTCCATCACTTCCGGAACTCCTGCAATTGCAGCCTCCACAGTCACTGACACCACCGGAAATCCTTGAAACCGGTAAGTACTACACCTTATTCGCAATATGAACTCCAGTCCTGATGGCTACAATTCcgtaaacagtgagaaaatgcCACCAAAAAATCCCAGGTCTGCTTTTTTGCCCATTGCGGCTGTAACATGCTTCACAGGGCTCATCTGGTCAACGTACAAGCTCTGGTATCAGCCTCATATGCATCAGAAGCGTCTACAGGAGGCGGAAGAGTACGCCGAGTTCATCTTTCGGCGCGAACAGGCAGCCAGAACTCAgtcaaatgaataattttgtaGAGAAGTCTCATAAAATAGACATTGGATTTAATTATTGATTTTATATTTAGACACAAAAAGTGCATTAGCATTGTTATAGCGGTTTAGCGGTGGGTTGAGAATCTATAAATGAGGATATTGCATGATCATTAATGAGAGGATGCATTTTGTGCAGCTGGACGATTGCCAAGTTCGTCATGATCAATCAAAGGGATCTTCAAATCATTCATCATTTGATTATTAATCCGATATTTAGAACTGATTTTATCACATTTGATCTTTTTTCCCTTACTAATACACTCTGCTAGAGCACGCTTTAATGAAAGATTAATTGTCGGTGAGGTGATATTATTGTCTGGTTGAAGATGCACAAGTCTAAAAAGACGAACGAAAAAAAAGCAATGAGGCTTTTTTTCGTTGACAGAAGGTAAGATTCTAGTGATAACCACAACTTTTTTAAAGGGCAAAATGAGAcaaaaaaagatatttcatttttttaagctTCCAGatagtgaaaaaatatttttgtgagcAGAAAATCAGTTACTTTTATGATAAAGttactataggggagactggggtaaaaagtcataaatcgaaaatttcaaaattcaatagcTTCCAAGATAAGAAAGATAGCGACTTAAATTTTTGTCCagagatagcctccatagacatGCTTTGTCACACGTTTCTTCGAATttaaacaaggaatttagaaaataaaaaaaaaatatattaaaagtcagccctgtttttgaaatattttatttccaacAGATAtcattttttatctatttttttccaaaattgatgcactgatgaATGTTTCCTAAACGATTTTGTTTCTTTGAACATGAAGCCGGCCAAGCCGGCTATCCGTTTCAGCATTTtctaaagattcttttctccagaaatccttttgttaaaattgaccacttggggtaaaaagtaataaaaggtaTAGGGCAGAGATATTACCCCACGCTTGGTacgcctgatactatttgccccagcatgctgcgattaacattttttcctcggaactttaacactttttaggtgtaaaaatatatcaacattttttaatgttaattttacaccttttttaagggtaaaattaacatgaaaaatggtaactttaacccataatacacctaaaaagggtaatatttacaccgatttcggatcaataatgcagggtaaaattaacttttcctgaatgttattttgacttttccggatttctctcactctcagTGTAAGGCACTCGGGtaatttgcaaaacaaaatatctgttttgtgactttttgccccagtctcccctgctcctttttaatttttttttactgaaaaaattaacatttggtTGACTATTTTGAACAAATTAACTGCTGATTTGTTTTTTTCCCCTTAAGGGGAGTGTCCGGATTAAGATAtcaaaaatttttccttttgcttACATCACATGACGTGACTCATTTTGCTTCGAGAAATTCGAACATATTTCGAATTGccttctaaaattttatatttttaaataatttatcgatttaagcaatgaaaaataaatctatttttgaTCTTGCAATTCAGGTTCaccccttaactctttccgaaccaaggggtaactcatattgagaaaccctcgtcaattgtccgagacacgcttcgcgaaacccgagaaacccactgtctgcatcgcgaaacccgagaaacccaaaaattgcatcgcgaaacccaaaaattgcatcgcgaaactcgagaaaccagaaacccttgtcagaaaaaatggaaatgagttaccccttgttcCGAACTGTAAAATATCTAGCGAGacaattcaatgattttttaatcaaaaatgtgtttcagccCAGGAAATTATCATGgccctgcaaaaaatattctagattggACCTAGAACCTAGATTGTAGTTTAAAATTATCcacacaagaatcggatttttatcgaaataaaattcatgttttgagtataactcaaaatcctaaaagatgtgaaaaatttaaagtattttaacaTCCAAaatggacagtttttttttgtgaattttgtgtgACCTATAAAACCGattattatgaaatttttaggGGTTATTACGGTTATTACATTTACATATGTCCTGatgaacacaaaaatattttttattttaattttgagaataaaatttcACTACTCAAGCGGCTCTAATTCAAAGTGAGGAatagttatataatccactttttttcaacttgtgacacggctagaggcgctagaggccaaacggtaagagatatcgacttccggccTTCGACGACTCCCCCATTTATCTAGGAcagtattttttcctttttcccgcACATCATTCTTTCCTCCAATTTTTTTATGTACATACAtatattcctcaaatttgaacattattttcaaaaaaaaaattaaaagacttaAAAGACTTCCCCGTTTCGTCtaacagttaaggcctatacttcagtcgagatggaaaAATCGAAGTtatcttta encodes the following:
- the LOC129806796 gene encoding uncharacterized protein LOC129806796, with the translated sequence MRIRRPRGIPNWQLMLTVAVGIFGGIYIYKPLFLKYRQERSPPSITSGTPAIAASTVTDTTGNPCPDGYNSVNSEKMPPKNPRSAFLPIAAVTCFTGLIWSTYKLWYQPHMHQKRLQEAEEYAEFIFRREQAARTQSNE